Proteins encoded together in one Vanessa cardui chromosome 19, ilVanCard2.1, whole genome shotgun sequence window:
- the LOC124537811 gene encoding yemanuclein-like isoform X1 → MSDPKRATLITVGAPKSAKNNVNKSMRLFINLDESNESKYPELNYKELLLAAVNKERQLDNRLSLFSNLPISKTTGLDPHSDNDDDVERVARKFEQKYGGKSTYGRKGRSKYDEYADIGAGYDENDSFIDNTDGYDEMIPPGSDTLYGGFYINCGSLEFKAVPENQSAATERDSNRRNKRAHISSSSSEADSESLSDSDSQEPKDPKVITNGTVDSHETEHRKKKNKKIDKKKAKKKRRTDSSAATSCKHTSDDNAQGDAESADSRTSQSDSLTSKPAPSSENAITSDSSRDAEAKVDMKLPEAVTKVLEELEAFSQQSRDKPKDDNKTDQFINMLERALRTSGASGGAAAHARARAARALRLPSAALQPTAVPTTTTSEIAQSSTANTTTTITTTTTTTSSTTNNTTTTTTTSVTTTTNITNNKRKAEELLDNIDISKLTPDEREAKIVETLQRLKVLIEERKPGMMASYNAECTRVQEEKKKQAAPSADRRLPKRRFPWCARARALLVRAAALAGAPDAGAALLCARALPLFPAGFVRVPTLLRQANLSKDVKASDLKRQRVVPPAQSVITSTQFTEPIQFPSSLTVTTSVKSYEKPEEEKDSKYKVNPAAVFGSIMNSYTLNKDLVIETPEDRKKESDRSKEDSYIPNNIGSITITPVVNNQKDKKVNSTVNDKGKEPLIRVKSPAALNEMIHKKEKEKHKKPEKPAPPAREKSVQSPLHIDTNYQTKKSSPSPKTKDEITQKQIESMRIAENNIPRPGLVSVNHSPTFAKPDKRPPEVKKKKDIVIISDMDPLADVPQEPLAVDDSSSDVEVVEDKSDKIELKASENKSVTVPLKDKVSENHRKVNSLKQKSEKSVNSFRECRKEQLDEATKEDFDAVMRNLREMEHSQEPTKLNCNSYGGVITSAKREMSSKQKFSRPAIFGETRSDRDKLMNFFEQNGWMQPKADV, encoded by the exons ATGTCGGACCCTAAACGTGCTACTCTTATAACAGTGGGTGCTCCAAAAAGTGCAAAGAATAATGTGAACAAATCAatgagattatttataaatttagacGAAAGCAACGAAAGTAAATATCCAGAGCTGAATTACAAGGAGCTACTCTTAGCAGCAGTG aataaaGAGAGACAACTAGATAATCGTCTTTCTTTATTTAGTAACTTGCCAATAAGCAAGACAACAGGGCTGGACCCGCATTcggataatgatgatgatgtcgaGAGAGTTGCAAGGAAATTTGAACAGAAATAT ggTGGAAAAAGTACCTACGGCAGGAAGGGTCGATCTAAATATGATGAATATGCAGACATTGGTGCCGGTTACGATGAAAATGATTCTTTTATCGATAACACTGATGGT TACGACGAGATGATCCCGCCGGGCAGCGACACCTTGTACGGTGGTTTCTACATCAACTGTGGCTCGCTAGAATTCAAGGCTGTGCCAGAAAACCAATCAGCTGCTACGGAAAGAGATTCCAACAGACGAAATAAG CGGGCACATATATCCTCGAGCAGTAGTGAAGCGGATTCGGAAAGTTTATCAGATTCAGACAGTCAAGAGCCAAAAGATCCGAAAGTCATCACTAATGGAACTGTAGACTCGCATGAGACTGAACATCGAAAGAAG AAAAACAAAAAGATTGATAAGAAAAAAGCCAAAAAGAAACGCAGAACAGATTCTTCTGCAGCCACTTCCTGTAAACATACTTCAGATg ATAATGCTCAAGGCGACGCAGAGAGTGCTGACTCACGGACTTCCCAGTCAGACTCCTTGACTTCGAAGCCTGCGCCGAGCTCTGAGAATGCCATCACATCCGACAGTTCAAG AGATGCAGAAGCAAAGGTTGATATGAAACTACCAGAAGCTGTGACTAAGGTCCTAGAAGAGTTGGAAGCATTTAGTCAGCAATCAAGAGACAAACCCAAGGATGATAACAAGACTGATcagtttattaatat GCTGGAGCGCGCACTGCGCACGAGTGGCGCGTCGGGCGGCGCGGCTGCGCATGCGCGGGCCAGAGCTGCGCGCGCCTTACGCCTGCCCAGCGCCGCGCTGCAACCCACGG CCGTACCAACAACAACTACCTCTGAAATTGCTCAATCCAGTACTGCCAATACAACCACTACTATCACCACTACCACTACAACCACAAGCTCTACAACCAATaatacaactacaacaacaactacaagtGTTACTACTACaactaatataacaaacaataaacGGAAAGCAGAGGAATTGTTGGATAACATAGACATAAGTAAATTAACTCCAGATGAGAGAGAAGCAAAGATTGTGGAGACTTTACAAAG ACTAAAGGTGTTAATAGAGGAGCGCAAGCCGGGCATGATGGCGTCGTACAACGCGGAGTGCACGCGCGTGCAAGAGGAGAAGAAGAAGCAGGCGGCTCCCAGCGCGGACCGGCGCCTGCCCAAGCGCCGCTTTCCGTGGTGCGCTCGTGCGCGGGCTCTTTTGGTGCGCGCGGCGGCGCTGGCGGGCGCGCCCGACGCCGGCGCCGCGCTGCTGTGCGCGCGCGCGTTGCCGCTCTTCCCCGCCGGCTTCGTGCGCGTGCCCACGCTGCTGCGCCAGGCCAA TTTAAGCAAGGATGTCAAAGCGTCAGATCTCAAGCGACAGAGGGTCGTGCCGCCTGCCCAGTCCGTTATAACGAGCACTCAGTTCACGGAACCGATTCAGTTTCCCAGCTCCCTGACGGTTACGACGTCGGTGAAATCTTACGAAAAACCTGAGGAGGAGAAGGATTCAAAATACAAAGTGAACCCTGCAGCCGTCTTTGGATCCATAATGAATTCCTACACCCTTAACAAGGACCTGGTGATAGAAACGCCTGAAGATCGAAAGAAGGAATCAGATAGAAGTAAAGAAGACTCATACATTCCAAACAACATTGGCAGTATAACAATAACTCCCGTTGTAAACAATCAAAAAGACAAAAAAGTCAACAGTACAGTGAATGATAAAGGAAAGGAACCCCTCATACGAGTCAAGTCACCGGCAGCTCTTAATGAAATGATTCATAAAAAAGAGAAGGAGAAACACAAAAAGCCAGAGAAACCTGCTCCCCCTGCCCGTGAGAAGAGTGTACAATCTCCCCTTCACATAGATACAAACTATCAAACCAAAAAAAGTTCACCCAGCCCAAAAACTAAGGATGAAATAACTCAGAAGCAAATTGAAAGTATGAGGATAGCAGAGAATAATATACCGAGACCTGGGTTAGTTTCGGTAAACCATTCACCAACATTCGCTAAACCGGACAAGAGGCCTCCTGAAGTGAAGAAGAAGAAGGACATTGTAATTATATCCGATATGGATCCATTAGCCGATGTCCCCCAAGAGCCACTGGCTGTTGACGACAGTAGCAGTGATGTTGAAGTAGTCGAGGATAAATCGGACAAGATTGAACTAAAAGCTAGTGAGAATAAGAGTGTTACAGTGCCTTTGAAGGACAAAGTGAGTGAAAATCATCGGAAAGTGAATAGTTTGAAACAGAAAAGTGAAAAAAGTGTTAATTCTTTTAGGGAGTGTAGGAAGGAGCAGTTAGATGAAGCAACTAAGgaagattttgatgcagttatGAGGAATCTCAGAGAAATGGAG CATTCACAAGAGCCAACGAAGTTGAACTGCAATTCATATGGAGGTGTTATAACTAGTG CTAAGCGCGAGATGTCTTCCAAACAAAAGTTCAGCCGGCCCGCCATATTCGGCGAAACGCGTAGCGATAGAGACAAGTT AATGAACTTCTTTGAACAAAATGGATGGATGCAGCCaaag GCTGACGTTTAA
- the LOC124537811 gene encoding yemanuclein-like isoform X2, whose amino-acid sequence MSDPKRATLITVGAPKSAKNNVNKSMRLFINLDESNESKYPELNYKELLLAAVNKERQLDNRLSLFSNLPISKTTGLDPHSDNDDDVERVARKFEQKYGGKSTYGRKGRSKYDEYADIGAGYDENDSFIDNTDGYDEMIPPGSDTLYGGFYINCGSLEFKAVPENQSAATERDSNRRNKRAHISSSSSEADSESLSDSDSQEPKDPKVITNGTVDSHETEHRKKKNKKIDKKKAKKKRRTDSSAATSCKHTSDDNAQGDAESADSRTSQSDSLTSKPAPSSENAITSDSSRDAEAKVDMKLPEAVTKVLEELEAFSQQSRDKPKDDNKTDQFINMLERALRTSGASGGAAAHARARAARALRLPSAALQPTAVPTTTTSEIAQSSTANTTTTITTTTTTTSSTTNNTTTTTTTSVTTTTNITNNKRKAEELLDNIDISKLTPDEREAKIVETLQRLKVLIEERKPGMMASYNAECTRVQEEKKKQAAPSADRRLPKRRFPWCARARALLVRAAALAGAPDAGAALLCARALPLFPAGFVRVPTLLRQANLSKDVKASDLKRQRVVPPAQSVITSTQFTEPIQFPSSLTVTTSVKSYEKPEEEKDSKYKVNPAAVFGSIMNSYTLNKDLVIETPEDRKKESDRSKEDSYIPNNIGSITITPVVNNQKDKKVNSTVNDKGKEPLIRVKSPAALNEMIHKKEKEKHKKPEKPAPPAREKSVQSPLHIDTNYQTKKSSPSPKTKDEITQKQIESMRIAENNIPRPGLVSVNHSPTFAKPDKRPPEVKKKKDIVIISDMDPLADVPQEPLAVDDSSSDVEVVEDKSDKIELKASENKSVTVPLKDKVSENHRKVNSLKQKSEKSVNSFRECRKEQLDEATKEDFDAVMRNLREMEHSQEPTKLNCNSYGGVITSAKREMSSKQKFSRPAIFGETRSDRDKFAE is encoded by the exons ATGTCGGACCCTAAACGTGCTACTCTTATAACAGTGGGTGCTCCAAAAAGTGCAAAGAATAATGTGAACAAATCAatgagattatttataaatttagacGAAAGCAACGAAAGTAAATATCCAGAGCTGAATTACAAGGAGCTACTCTTAGCAGCAGTG aataaaGAGAGACAACTAGATAATCGTCTTTCTTTATTTAGTAACTTGCCAATAAGCAAGACAACAGGGCTGGACCCGCATTcggataatgatgatgatgtcgaGAGAGTTGCAAGGAAATTTGAACAGAAATAT ggTGGAAAAAGTACCTACGGCAGGAAGGGTCGATCTAAATATGATGAATATGCAGACATTGGTGCCGGTTACGATGAAAATGATTCTTTTATCGATAACACTGATGGT TACGACGAGATGATCCCGCCGGGCAGCGACACCTTGTACGGTGGTTTCTACATCAACTGTGGCTCGCTAGAATTCAAGGCTGTGCCAGAAAACCAATCAGCTGCTACGGAAAGAGATTCCAACAGACGAAATAAG CGGGCACATATATCCTCGAGCAGTAGTGAAGCGGATTCGGAAAGTTTATCAGATTCAGACAGTCAAGAGCCAAAAGATCCGAAAGTCATCACTAATGGAACTGTAGACTCGCATGAGACTGAACATCGAAAGAAG AAAAACAAAAAGATTGATAAGAAAAAAGCCAAAAAGAAACGCAGAACAGATTCTTCTGCAGCCACTTCCTGTAAACATACTTCAGATg ATAATGCTCAAGGCGACGCAGAGAGTGCTGACTCACGGACTTCCCAGTCAGACTCCTTGACTTCGAAGCCTGCGCCGAGCTCTGAGAATGCCATCACATCCGACAGTTCAAG AGATGCAGAAGCAAAGGTTGATATGAAACTACCAGAAGCTGTGACTAAGGTCCTAGAAGAGTTGGAAGCATTTAGTCAGCAATCAAGAGACAAACCCAAGGATGATAACAAGACTGATcagtttattaatat GCTGGAGCGCGCACTGCGCACGAGTGGCGCGTCGGGCGGCGCGGCTGCGCATGCGCGGGCCAGAGCTGCGCGCGCCTTACGCCTGCCCAGCGCCGCGCTGCAACCCACGG CCGTACCAACAACAACTACCTCTGAAATTGCTCAATCCAGTACTGCCAATACAACCACTACTATCACCACTACCACTACAACCACAAGCTCTACAACCAATaatacaactacaacaacaactacaagtGTTACTACTACaactaatataacaaacaataaacGGAAAGCAGAGGAATTGTTGGATAACATAGACATAAGTAAATTAACTCCAGATGAGAGAGAAGCAAAGATTGTGGAGACTTTACAAAG ACTAAAGGTGTTAATAGAGGAGCGCAAGCCGGGCATGATGGCGTCGTACAACGCGGAGTGCACGCGCGTGCAAGAGGAGAAGAAGAAGCAGGCGGCTCCCAGCGCGGACCGGCGCCTGCCCAAGCGCCGCTTTCCGTGGTGCGCTCGTGCGCGGGCTCTTTTGGTGCGCGCGGCGGCGCTGGCGGGCGCGCCCGACGCCGGCGCCGCGCTGCTGTGCGCGCGCGCGTTGCCGCTCTTCCCCGCCGGCTTCGTGCGCGTGCCCACGCTGCTGCGCCAGGCCAA TTTAAGCAAGGATGTCAAAGCGTCAGATCTCAAGCGACAGAGGGTCGTGCCGCCTGCCCAGTCCGTTATAACGAGCACTCAGTTCACGGAACCGATTCAGTTTCCCAGCTCCCTGACGGTTACGACGTCGGTGAAATCTTACGAAAAACCTGAGGAGGAGAAGGATTCAAAATACAAAGTGAACCCTGCAGCCGTCTTTGGATCCATAATGAATTCCTACACCCTTAACAAGGACCTGGTGATAGAAACGCCTGAAGATCGAAAGAAGGAATCAGATAGAAGTAAAGAAGACTCATACATTCCAAACAACATTGGCAGTATAACAATAACTCCCGTTGTAAACAATCAAAAAGACAAAAAAGTCAACAGTACAGTGAATGATAAAGGAAAGGAACCCCTCATACGAGTCAAGTCACCGGCAGCTCTTAATGAAATGATTCATAAAAAAGAGAAGGAGAAACACAAAAAGCCAGAGAAACCTGCTCCCCCTGCCCGTGAGAAGAGTGTACAATCTCCCCTTCACATAGATACAAACTATCAAACCAAAAAAAGTTCACCCAGCCCAAAAACTAAGGATGAAATAACTCAGAAGCAAATTGAAAGTATGAGGATAGCAGAGAATAATATACCGAGACCTGGGTTAGTTTCGGTAAACCATTCACCAACATTCGCTAAACCGGACAAGAGGCCTCCTGAAGTGAAGAAGAAGAAGGACATTGTAATTATATCCGATATGGATCCATTAGCCGATGTCCCCCAAGAGCCACTGGCTGTTGACGACAGTAGCAGTGATGTTGAAGTAGTCGAGGATAAATCGGACAAGATTGAACTAAAAGCTAGTGAGAATAAGAGTGTTACAGTGCCTTTGAAGGACAAAGTGAGTGAAAATCATCGGAAAGTGAATAGTTTGAAACAGAAAAGTGAAAAAAGTGTTAATTCTTTTAGGGAGTGTAGGAAGGAGCAGTTAGATGAAGCAACTAAGgaagattttgatgcagttatGAGGAATCTCAGAGAAATGGAG CATTCACAAGAGCCAACGAAGTTGAACTGCAATTCATATGGAGGTGTTATAACTAGTG CTAAGCGCGAGATGTCTTCCAAACAAAAGTTCAGCCGGCCCGCCATATTCGGCGAAACGCGTAGCGATAGAGACAAGTT CGCAGAATGA
- the LOC124537811 gene encoding yemanuclein-like isoform X4 gives MSDPKRATLITVGAPKSAKNNVNKSMRLFINLDESNESKYPELNYKELLLAAVNKERQLDNRLSLFSNLPISKTTGLDPHSDNDDDVERVARKFEQKYGGKSTYGRKGRSKYDEYADIGAGYDENDSFIDNTDGYDEMIPPGSDTLYGGFYINCGSLEFKAVPENQSAATERDSNRRNKRAHISSSSSEADSESLSDSDSQEPKDPKVITNGTVDSHETEHRKKKNKKIDKKKAKKKRRTDSSAATSCKHTSDDNAQGDAESADSRTSQSDSLTSKPAPSSENAITSDSSRDAEAKVDMKLPEAVTKVLEELEAFSQQSRDKPKDDNKTDQFINMLERALRTSGASGGAAAHARARAARALRLPSAALQPTAVPTTTTSEIAQSSTANTTTTITTTTTTTSSTTNNTTTTTTTSVTTTTNITNNKRKAEELLDNIDISKLTPDEREAKIVETLQRLKVLIEERKPGMMASYNAECTRVQEEKKKQAAPSADRRLPKRRFPWCARARALLVRAAALAGAPDAGAALLCARALPLFPAGFVRVPTLLRQANLSKDVKASDLKRQRVVPPAQSVITSTQFTEPIQFPSSLTVTTSVKSYEKPEEEKDSKYKVNPAAVFGSIMNSYTLNKDLVIETPEDRKKESDRSKEDSYIPNNIGSITITPVVNNQKDKKVNSTVNDKGKEPLIRVKSPAALNEMIHKKEKEKHKKPEKPAPPAREKSVQSPLHIDTNYQTKKSSPSPKTKDEITQKQIESMRIAENNIPRPGLVSVNHSPTFAKPDKRPPEVKKKKDIVIISDMDPLADVPQEPLAVDDSSSDVEVVEDKSDKIELKASENKSVTVPLKDKVSENHRKVNSLKQKSEKSVNSFRECRKEQLDEATKEDFDAVMRNLREMEHSQEPTKLNCNSYGGVITSE, from the exons ATGTCGGACCCTAAACGTGCTACTCTTATAACAGTGGGTGCTCCAAAAAGTGCAAAGAATAATGTGAACAAATCAatgagattatttataaatttagacGAAAGCAACGAAAGTAAATATCCAGAGCTGAATTACAAGGAGCTACTCTTAGCAGCAGTG aataaaGAGAGACAACTAGATAATCGTCTTTCTTTATTTAGTAACTTGCCAATAAGCAAGACAACAGGGCTGGACCCGCATTcggataatgatgatgatgtcgaGAGAGTTGCAAGGAAATTTGAACAGAAATAT ggTGGAAAAAGTACCTACGGCAGGAAGGGTCGATCTAAATATGATGAATATGCAGACATTGGTGCCGGTTACGATGAAAATGATTCTTTTATCGATAACACTGATGGT TACGACGAGATGATCCCGCCGGGCAGCGACACCTTGTACGGTGGTTTCTACATCAACTGTGGCTCGCTAGAATTCAAGGCTGTGCCAGAAAACCAATCAGCTGCTACGGAAAGAGATTCCAACAGACGAAATAAG CGGGCACATATATCCTCGAGCAGTAGTGAAGCGGATTCGGAAAGTTTATCAGATTCAGACAGTCAAGAGCCAAAAGATCCGAAAGTCATCACTAATGGAACTGTAGACTCGCATGAGACTGAACATCGAAAGAAG AAAAACAAAAAGATTGATAAGAAAAAAGCCAAAAAGAAACGCAGAACAGATTCTTCTGCAGCCACTTCCTGTAAACATACTTCAGATg ATAATGCTCAAGGCGACGCAGAGAGTGCTGACTCACGGACTTCCCAGTCAGACTCCTTGACTTCGAAGCCTGCGCCGAGCTCTGAGAATGCCATCACATCCGACAGTTCAAG AGATGCAGAAGCAAAGGTTGATATGAAACTACCAGAAGCTGTGACTAAGGTCCTAGAAGAGTTGGAAGCATTTAGTCAGCAATCAAGAGACAAACCCAAGGATGATAACAAGACTGATcagtttattaatat GCTGGAGCGCGCACTGCGCACGAGTGGCGCGTCGGGCGGCGCGGCTGCGCATGCGCGGGCCAGAGCTGCGCGCGCCTTACGCCTGCCCAGCGCCGCGCTGCAACCCACGG CCGTACCAACAACAACTACCTCTGAAATTGCTCAATCCAGTACTGCCAATACAACCACTACTATCACCACTACCACTACAACCACAAGCTCTACAACCAATaatacaactacaacaacaactacaagtGTTACTACTACaactaatataacaaacaataaacGGAAAGCAGAGGAATTGTTGGATAACATAGACATAAGTAAATTAACTCCAGATGAGAGAGAAGCAAAGATTGTGGAGACTTTACAAAG ACTAAAGGTGTTAATAGAGGAGCGCAAGCCGGGCATGATGGCGTCGTACAACGCGGAGTGCACGCGCGTGCAAGAGGAGAAGAAGAAGCAGGCGGCTCCCAGCGCGGACCGGCGCCTGCCCAAGCGCCGCTTTCCGTGGTGCGCTCGTGCGCGGGCTCTTTTGGTGCGCGCGGCGGCGCTGGCGGGCGCGCCCGACGCCGGCGCCGCGCTGCTGTGCGCGCGCGCGTTGCCGCTCTTCCCCGCCGGCTTCGTGCGCGTGCCCACGCTGCTGCGCCAGGCCAA TTTAAGCAAGGATGTCAAAGCGTCAGATCTCAAGCGACAGAGGGTCGTGCCGCCTGCCCAGTCCGTTATAACGAGCACTCAGTTCACGGAACCGATTCAGTTTCCCAGCTCCCTGACGGTTACGACGTCGGTGAAATCTTACGAAAAACCTGAGGAGGAGAAGGATTCAAAATACAAAGTGAACCCTGCAGCCGTCTTTGGATCCATAATGAATTCCTACACCCTTAACAAGGACCTGGTGATAGAAACGCCTGAAGATCGAAAGAAGGAATCAGATAGAAGTAAAGAAGACTCATACATTCCAAACAACATTGGCAGTATAACAATAACTCCCGTTGTAAACAATCAAAAAGACAAAAAAGTCAACAGTACAGTGAATGATAAAGGAAAGGAACCCCTCATACGAGTCAAGTCACCGGCAGCTCTTAATGAAATGATTCATAAAAAAGAGAAGGAGAAACACAAAAAGCCAGAGAAACCTGCTCCCCCTGCCCGTGAGAAGAGTGTACAATCTCCCCTTCACATAGATACAAACTATCAAACCAAAAAAAGTTCACCCAGCCCAAAAACTAAGGATGAAATAACTCAGAAGCAAATTGAAAGTATGAGGATAGCAGAGAATAATATACCGAGACCTGGGTTAGTTTCGGTAAACCATTCACCAACATTCGCTAAACCGGACAAGAGGCCTCCTGAAGTGAAGAAGAAGAAGGACATTGTAATTATATCCGATATGGATCCATTAGCCGATGTCCCCCAAGAGCCACTGGCTGTTGACGACAGTAGCAGTGATGTTGAAGTAGTCGAGGATAAATCGGACAAGATTGAACTAAAAGCTAGTGAGAATAAGAGTGTTACAGTGCCTTTGAAGGACAAAGTGAGTGAAAATCATCGGAAAGTGAATAGTTTGAAACAGAAAAGTGAAAAAAGTGTTAATTCTTTTAGGGAGTGTAGGAAGGAGCAGTTAGATGAAGCAACTAAGgaagattttgatgcagttatGAGGAATCTCAGAGAAATGGAG CATTCACAAGAGCCAACGAAGTTGAACTGCAATTCATATGGAGGTGTTATAACTAGTG AATGA